The Deltaproteobacteria bacterium genome contains the following window.
GAAGGTTCCGAATTTGGCCGACCAGGCCGGATCCTCCAGGATCGTCCGGGACGATCAGCGATCGCAAAGACCGGAGCCCCCTTGACGTTTCCCATTTTCTGGAGACCAAGGGGGTGAGTGATCCGGTCCATGTGGTCTGAATGCGGACAGGGGCTTGATTCTCCTGGCCTCGGGGTGCATGGTGGGGCCGTCGATGATCGGGGTGCGTCAACGAGTTGGGGACGGTCCCTTGTCATTTTCCCAGAGGAGTCGGACCATGAAGCGCGGTTTTTTTGCCATCCTTGCCTTCGTTATGGCCCTGGCGTCCGGCCAGCATTCCGGAGCGACCGAACTCCGGGCCCGGGGGGAGTTCAAGACTCAGTTCAGCTGGTGGCACAACGCCGCTCCGGGCGGACCGGACTTTTCCGACGAAACCAGGGAGACCTTCACGGCCATGCAGCGGATCCGGATGTGGTTCGATTTCGTGGTCAGCGAAAATCTGAAGGCCACCTATGCCGCCGAGGCGAGCACCTTCCATTGGGGCGACCCGGCTGCGGGCATGGCCACCGGAGGCAGATCGGCCAATGTCAAGACCCTGGAGGCCTATGTGGACTTCCGGGTGCCGGGTCTCTCCGATGCCGGACTGAGGGTGGGTCTTCAGCCCTTTGTCGTCCCGGGTAATCTGGGTTCCCACGTCTTCGACGACCGGGCTACGGCCATCCTGGCCACCATCCCGGCCGGAGATCATCTCGGTCTGACCGGAGGCTGGGCCCGTCCCTACAACGGATGCCCAAACGAGCCGGAAACGAGCGAAGCCCTGGATCTGGCCCTGCTCTTCCTCCCCGTGCACGTCGACGGTCTGGAGGTGACCCCGTATTACATCCACGCCTTTGTCGGCGACGATCTGCCCTCGGTCCGGAAGCTGAGTGCCAACCCCGGGGTGCCGGAGGCTCCGGTGACGGGCAACGCCAAGGCTTGGTGGGCCGGAGCCAGCGCCCGGGCGGCCATCTTCGACCCCTTGGTGGTCATGGCCGACTTCACGTACGGCCGGTTCTCCCAGGACCGGGATCCGGCCACGGGCCTGGAAAAGATCCAGGGCTGGGTCATGGACCTGGCTGTGGACTATGTTCTGGAGTCCATGACCCCGGAGGTCTTTTTGCTCTATCAGAGCGGGGACACGGACAAGAGCGACGGGGTCGTGGGGGTCATGCCGGCCCTGTTCCCGGACGTGGCCGCGACGACATTTCTCTACGACGGCTCAGCCCTCCTGGACGGCGGGGGCAACGGCGGTGTCTGGGAGGTCTCGCCTCTCTGGGCCGTGGGCGGGAAGATCAAGAATCTGACCCTGGTTCCGAGCCTGTGTCACACATTGACCCTAATGTACGCCCGGGGCACGAGCGATACGGATTGCGGCCAGACCTTCCATCGCAAGGACAGTCTGTGGGAGGCCGATCTGGACACCAGATACGCCATTTTCGAGGAATTGGCCGCCGTGGCCGAGCTGGGCTACATCAAGCCTTCATATGACGATCGGGAAAGCAAGGCCGCCTACCGTCTGTCCCTGGGTTTGGCCTACACGTTCTGATCGAAGGTTCCTTTTTCCCCAATTTTCAGTGCCGTTTCCCCTGCATGCCCGAGTCGAACCCGGCCCAGGCGATCACGGGGCGCCGGGGATCGGGTCCATCCTCTGTGACGGTCTGAATCGCCGGAGTCTCAGGGCATTGGTGACCACGATGGTCGAACTCAGGGCCATGGCCGTTCCGGCCAGCATGGGGTTCAAGGTCGGACCGTCGAAGATGTGGAGGACCCCGGCGGCCACGGGGATGCCCAGGATGTTAAAGGCGAAGGCCCAGAAGAGGTTCTGACGGATGTTGGTCATGACGGCCCGGCCAAGGTCGATGGCCGTGACCACGGACAAGGGATTGTCGTTCATGAGGACCACGTCGCCGGCGTCCATGGCGATGTCCGTGCCCGAGGCCATGGCTAGGCCCACTTGGGCCCGGGCCAGGGCTGGAGCGTCGTTGATGCCGTCGCCGACCATGGCCACCGGGCCGAGGCGGTCTTGCAGGTCCCGGATGGCTCCTACCTTGCGGTCGGGCAGGACCCCGGCCGAGACATCTTTTATGCCAAGGCTCGCGGCCACGCTCCGGGCCGTGGATTCCTGGTCGCCGGTGAGCATGGCCACGGCCAGCCCCCTCCTCTTCAGACCCTCCACCGCCTCCCGGGCCCCGGCCTTGACCGGGTCGGCCACGACCACCAGGCCTGCCGGTTCATTGTTCTCGGCCACCAGAATCACGGTGTGCCCGTCCCGGGAATGGACCTGGACCTGGGCTTTGTGCTCCTCCTGCCATTGGCCCTCGTTTCGATCCATCAGGGCCTGATTGCCGACCAGAATCCGACGTCCATCGGCCAGACCTGAGATGCCCATGCCAGGAAAGATCTCGACGTTCTCCGGAGCAGGGAACCCAATCCCGGCCTTTTCAGCGGCCTGAAGCACGGCCCGGGCCAGAGGATGCTCGGACCTGGACTCGATGGATGCGGCCATGGCCAGGATGTCCTGTTCGGTCCGATCGGACAGGGGGACCACGGCCACGGTTTCGGGCCGGCCCTTGGTCAGGGTTCCAGTTTTGTCAAAGACTACGGCCCGGATGGATTCCAGGGACTGGAGCGGGCCCCCGCCCTTGATGAGCACACCGAGGCCGGCCCCGACACCGGTGCCGACCATGATGGACATGGGCGTGGCCAGGCCCATGGCACATGGACAGGCGATGACCAGGACGGCCACGGCGATACGCAGGGCAAAGGGAAAGTTCTCGCCGCCCACGATCCACCAGGCCAAACCGGAAACCAGGGCTACGACCATGACCACAGGGACGAAATAGAAGCTGATCCGGTCGGCCAGGTCGGCGATGGGGGCCTTGGAGCCCTGGGCCTCCTGGACCAGGCGGATGATGCCGGCCAGAAGGGTGTCGGGCCCCACCTCCCGGGCTTGGACGACCAGAGGACCGGTCATGTTCACGGTTCCGGCCGAGACGCTCTGGCCCGGGGCCCGGGAGGTGGGCATGGGTTCGCCGGTGAGCATGGACTCGTCGATGCGCGAGGATCCCTCCCGAACCAGACCATCGACCGGAATGCGCTCGCCGGGCAGGACCAGAACCATGTCGTCGGGCCGGATGGATTCGACAGGGACGGTGATCCGGTTTTGGCCGTCAAGGACCGTGGCCGTCTTGGGCGTCAGGGCCAGAAGTCCCTGGATGGCGCTGGTGGTCTGGAGACGGGAGCGGGCCTCGAAATATTTGCCCAGGGATATGAGGGTCAGGAGCACGGCCGCGGACTCGAAATAGAGGTCGTGGGCCAGATGGGCCGAGCCGGTCAGGACGATGGCGGCCGTGTTCCAGACGGAGTAGGCAAAGGCGGCCCCGGTGCCCAGGGCCACTAGGCTGTCCATGTCCGGGGAACGCCGGGCCAGGGCCGGAAAACCGCGAAGGTAGAAGCCGCGACCGATCCAGACGACGGGCAGGCAGAGGAGAAGCTGGGTCAGGGCGAAGGCTCTGGGCGAGGCCTCTGGGCTCAGGAATTCGGGCAGGGGCAGGCCCATCATGGGGCCCATGGCGACGAGAACCAGGGGCAGGCTGAACCCAAAGGCCGGGAGCAGTTCGGCCTGCATGGCCGAAAGCCTTGTCTGGGCCTCTTTTTGGCGGCGTTCAAAGTCCGCTTGAGGGTCTGCGGCCATCCTGGCGGTGAATCCCAGACCCTTGATGGCGGTTTGGATGTCCTGGGTGTCGACCATGCCAGTTTCCAGAACAAAGGTTCCGGTCCCGCTGGCCAGGTTGACCCGGGCCGAGATCACCCCGGGCATTTTGCCGACGACCCGCTCGATGCGGGCCGAGCAGGCGGCGCAGTGCATGCCTTCAATGTCGAGATGAATGGTGGCGGATGTGGATGTCTTGGTCATGGATGTTGTCCGGCGCTAATAGGGTGAGCTATCTTCATGGCCAGTGTCCAGTCCTCTGACGTGACCTGCCAGGGCTCGGGCCAGGGGGGACGGGAAATGAAGGCCCTGTTCTCCCAGACCAGGCAACAGGAATGGAGGAGAAGGCCATGGGGCCAGGGCCGGTCGCCGTACTTGGCGTCCCCGACGATGGGGTGGTCGCGAAGGCCGAGCTGGGCCCGGATCTGGTGCTTGCGGCCCGTCAGGAGGCGAACCAGGATCAGGCCATGGTTGCGGGGGGTGGTCCGCAGGACAGTGGCGGTCATTTGGCAGACCTGTCCCTGGCCCGAAGCCATCTTTTCTTTTCCTGGGCCTCCGGTCAACCGAAGGCGGTCTTCAAGGATCGCCGTTCCCTGAAGGGCCGAGGCGTTCCGGCACCAGCACAGGTAGTGCTTGCCAACGAGATGCTCCTGCCAGAGCGTCTGCATGTGGCGGAGAAAGGAAAAGGATCTGGCTACCAGGAGCAGGCCCGAGGTGTCCCTATCGAGTCGATGAACCGGAACTGGGGCAAAGGAATCGTCCGGGAACATGGACCGCAGACGCCCGATGATGGAATCGTTCCAGCCCGAACCTGGATGGACAGGAATTCCCCGGGGTTTGTCAATGACGAAGAGGTCTGCGTCGGCATGGAGAATGGGGACCCGGCCGACAGGGTCTTGGGTGGATGCGGCCTGCATTTTCACCGGAGGAACCCGGAGGTTCTGCCCGGCCCGGACCCGGTCAAAGGGCTTGACCCGTCCGCCGTCCAGGCGGACCTGACCGGTCCGAATGAGCCTTTGGATGGCCGAGCGCGGGACTTGGCCCTGGAAGAGGGACTCCAGGAAGACCAGGATTTTTTGGCCCTCCTGTTCCGGGCCGATGCGGATGTGACGGACAGGATGGGAGGTCGTTTCTTTGTTCATAAAATGGAAAAGGCGCTCCGGAGAGCGCCTTTGATCGACATTCTACTTATCGTCGCGGACCTCGGGAGCCGCCACCCCGGCGGTTGTCCCCGCCGGACGGCCTCCGGCCTCCGCCCCCGCCGGTGCGGGCCGGTCGGGCCGCGGCCTCAAGATCAAAGGTCTCGCCGGCCTCCTCCATGAGGACGGCCTGACGGCTGAGGCGCAGGCGCCCGCCGGGTTCGATCTCGATGACCTTGACCTTGATGCGGTCGCCTTCGCGGACCACGTCCGTAACCTGTTCCACTCGATCCCGGGCGAGCTGGGAAATGTGGACCAGCCCCTCGACTCCGGGCAGGATTTCGACAAAGGCACCGAAATCCATGACCTTCTTGACCGGGCCTTCGTAATCCGTACCCAGTTCGGGCCTCTGGTCGTAGAAGAGGACCATTTCCTTGGCCTTGGCCAGGCTTTCCAGGGTCGGGGCGAAAATGGAGATGAGGCCCGAGTCGTCGATGTCGATGGAGGCCTCGGTGGCCAGGGTGATGGCCTTGATGTTCTTGCCGCCGGGTCCGATGACATCCTTGATCTTGGCCGTGTCGATGCGGACCACTTCCATCTGAGGGGCGTACTTGGAC
Protein-coding sequences here:
- a CDS encoding RluA family pseudouridine synthase: MNKETTSHPVRHIRIGPEQEGQKILVFLESLFQGQVPRSAIQRLIRTGQVRLDGGRVKPFDRVRAGQNLRVPPVKMQAASTQDPVGRVPILHADADLFVIDKPRGIPVHPGSGWNDSIIGRLRSMFPDDSFAPVPVHRLDRDTSGLLLVARSFSFLRHMQTLWQEHLVGKHYLCWCRNASALQGTAILEDRLRLTGGPGKEKMASGQGQVCQMTATVLRTTPRNHGLILVRLLTGRKHQIRAQLGLRDHPIVGDAKYGDRPWPHGLLLHSCCLVWENRAFISRPPWPEPWQVTSEDWTLAMKIAHPISAGQHP
- a CDS encoding copper-translocating P-type ATPase, giving the protein MTKTSTSATIHLDIEGMHCAACSARIERVVGKMPGVISARVNLASGTGTFVLETGMVDTQDIQTAIKGLGFTARMAADPQADFERRQKEAQTRLSAMQAELLPAFGFSLPLVLVAMGPMMGLPLPEFLSPEASPRAFALTQLLLCLPVVWIGRGFYLRGFPALARRSPDMDSLVALGTGAAFAYSVWNTAAIVLTGSAHLAHDLYFESAAVLLTLISLGKYFEARSRLQTTSAIQGLLALTPKTATVLDGQNRITVPVESIRPDDMVLVLPGERIPVDGLVREGSSRIDESMLTGEPMPTSRAPGQSVSAGTVNMTGPLVVQAREVGPDTLLAGIIRLVQEAQGSKAPIADLADRISFYFVPVVMVVALVSGLAWWIVGGENFPFALRIAVAVLVIACPCAMGLATPMSIMVGTGVGAGLGVLIKGGGPLQSLESIRAVVFDKTGTLTKGRPETVAVVPLSDRTEQDILAMAASIESRSEHPLARAVLQAAEKAGIGFPAPENVEIFPGMGISGLADGRRILVGNQALMDRNEGQWQEEHKAQVQVHSRDGHTVILVAENNEPAGLVVVADPVKAGAREAVEGLKRRGLAVAMLTGDQESTARSVAASLGIKDVSAGVLPDRKVGAIRDLQDRLGPVAMVGDGINDAPALARAQVGLAMASGTDIAMDAGDVVLMNDNPLSVVTAIDLGRAVMTNIRQNLFWAFAFNILGIPVAAGVLHIFDGPTLNPMLAGTAMALSSTIVVTNALRLRRFRPSQRMDPIPGAP